In the Nymphalis io chromosome 2, ilAglIoxx1.1, whole genome shotgun sequence genome, one interval contains:
- the LOC126777182 gene encoding nuclear hormone receptor FTZ-F1 beta translates to MNTAMSSDEAVKVEGGHVSVTTISMSGPETSNGQFSYSSSGVRISVSSEPHDEDSTDAEISKIDFTQHQYEVNMRNKKKRSSSGQCEQNAEQERPMSWEGELSDSEMVIDTSVNNDENSSSLDLQSSRDSIDTLRNVTIKTEKLREDPLKLEAFQSLDDQRVLDLKYSVPLQSHQRSLSMNRISVLTDNTSLSLARRPSSPTSSAKSTMSDHYDTTQLMHNPVAEVQNLTIKKETQLSELKCEPTVGMDKLLGLHGSPLLGRLPRVQSSASTDSAVHSMYTHSVYSSPSASPRPSRHYTPSLSRNNSDASHSSCYSYSSEFSPTHSPVQGRHPHVVYREATVFPASPAHDEDTDTTDERLHHHQGISRQQLINSPCPICGDKISGFHYGIFSCESCKGFFKRTVQNRKNYMCLRGGNCPVTVATRKKCPACRFDKCLGCGMKLEAIREDRTRGGRSTYQCSYTLSGAASTGSLLSAHAPTTLRHASSLTCVNGPGSYTSRGESSNSRLTPDIPPLLQEIMDVEHLWQYNESELSRMSKSTGSPSANPLLAASGITAQNSSADFLADLCNIADHRLYKIVKWCKSLPLFKNISIDDQICLLINSWCELLVLSCCYRGVSTPGEVRVGGGRGITLHQSAKYGLTPCIERMLSFTDHLRRLRVDRYEYVALKVIVLLTSDAPELREAEKVRASQEKALAALQAYTATHSPDTPAKFGELLLRIPELQRTCQFFMQVGKEMLNPANKGKDGEGPSFNLLMELLRGDH, encoded by the exons ATGAATACCGCGATGTCGAGCGACGAGGCGGTAAAGGTGGAAGGGGGACATGTCTCCGTCACAACAATCAGCATGTCTGGTCCAGAAACTAGCAACG GTCAGTTCTCCTACAGCTCGAGCGGAGTACGCATCAGCGTGTCTTCAGAACCTCACGATGAGGATTCTACTGATGCTGAAATCTCCAAAATCGATTTCACGCAACATCAATACgag GTGAACATGAGAAACAAAAAGAAGCGTTCCTCAAGCGGACAGTGCGAACAGAATGCAGAACAAGAACGGCCTATGTCCTGGGAAGGGGAACTCTCCGACTCTGAAATGGTTATTGATACCAGTGTCAACAATG aTGAAAACAGCAGCTCTCTCGACTTGCAATCCTCGCGGGACTCCATCGACACTCTTCGAAACGTGACCATTAAGACTGAGAAACTCAGAGAAGACCCTCTCAAACTAGAAGCGTTTCAGAGCTTGGACGATCAACGAGTTCTGGACCTCAAATACAGCGTCCCCTTGCAATCGCACCAGCGGAGCCTCAGCATGAACAGG ATATCAGTGTTAACGGATAATACGTCTCTATCCCTCGCGAGACGACCGTCGTCGCCGACAAGCAGTGCTAAATCGACCATGTCTGATCACTACGACACGACGCAACTAATGCACAATCCTGTCGCAGAAGTCCAGAACTTGACTATCAAAAAGGAAACCCAATTGTCTG AACTAAAATGCGAACCAACAGTGGGTATGGACAAGTTATTAGGTCTCCACGGTTCGCCGTTGTTAGGTAGACTGCCTCGGGTTCAATCGAGTGCCAGTACGGATTCCGCCGTACATTCTATGTACACACATAG tgTATACAGTAGTCCTTCAGCTAGTCCTCGTCCGTCTCGTCACTACACGCCGTCTCTTTCTCGCAATAACAGCGATGCATCACACTCATCGTGTTACTCATACAGTTCCGAGTTCTCACCTACTCATTCGCCAGTTCAG GGCCGACATCCTCACGTTGTGTACCGCGAGGCGACAGTCTTCCCCGCCTCGCCCGCGCATGACGAAGATACGGATACAACTGATGAACGCCTTCATCATCATCAGGGTATTAGCAGACAACAGCTGATTAACAG tCCGTGTCCAATTTGCGGTGACAAGATAAGCGGTTTCCATTACGGAATATTCTCCTGTGAATCTTGCAAGGGATTCTTCAAGCGGACCGTACAAAACCGGAAGAACTACATGTGTCTTCGCGGTGGGAACTGTCCCGTCACTGTTGCCACGAGGAAAAAGTGCCCTGCCTGCAGATTCGACAAGTGCTTGGGATGTGGAATGAAGCTCgaag CGATCAGAGAAGACCGCACGCGCGGCGGGCGCTCCACGTATCAGTGCTCGTACACGCTGTCGGGCGCGGCGTCCACGGGCTCGCTGCTGTCCGCGCACGCGCCCACCACGCTGCGACACGCCTCCAGCCTCACTTGC GTAAATGGCCCGGGATCGTACACCAGTCGAGGAGAATCGAGCAACAGCCGACTCACGCCCGACATACCGCCGTTATTACAG GAAATAATGGACGTGGAACATTTATGGCAATACAACGAGTCGGAGCTCAGCAGGATGAGTAAGTCGACGGGCAGCCCGTCCGCCAACCCGCTGCTGGCGGCCAGCGGCATCACGGCGCAGAACTCCAGCGCCGACTTCCTTGCCGACCTCTGCAACATCGCGGACCACAGGCTCTACAAGATCGTCAAGTGGTGCAAGAGTTTGCcgctctttaaaaatatttcg ATCGACGACCAGATCTGCCTGCTAATCAACAGCTGGTGCGAGCTGCTGGTGCTGTCGTGCTGCTACCGCGGCGTCAGCACGCCGGGCGAGGTGCGCGTGGGCGGCGGCCGCGGGATCACGCTGCACCAGAGCGCCAA ataCGGCTTGACACCATGCATAGAACGAATGCTTAGTTTCACAGACCACTTGAGGAGGTTACGAGTGGACCGATATGAATACGTCGCGCTCAAAGTTATTGTACTACTCACTTCAG acgcACCAGAATTGCGTGAAGCGGAAAAAGTGCGAGCATCCCAAGAAAAAGCGCTGGCAGCGCTGCAAGCGTACACAGCGACGCATTCGCCTGATACGCCCGCTAAGTTCGGCGAACTGCTTCTGCGTATACCCGAGTTACAAAGGACTTGCCAG TTTTTCATGCAAGTCGGAAAGGAAATGCTTAACCCGGCTAATAAGGGCAAGGACGGTGAAGGTCCAAGCTTCAATCTCCTTATGGAACTTTTAAGAGGCGACCATTGA